CCACGTTCATGGTGCCGACTCACTTCGTGCGCATCCTGCAACTGCCGGACGAGGTGCGCCGTCGGTACGACCTGGCATCCGTTCGCTTGGTCCTCCACGCGGCGGCCCCCTGCCCCATCGAAGTCAAGCGTCGCATCATGGAGCTGTTCCCTCCCGGAACAGTGGTGGAATTTTACGGCGCCTCGGAAACCGGCTTTACACGTGTTTCGGCGGAAGAGTGGCTCGCGCGGCCGGGAACGGTGGGAAAGCCCTGGCCCGGGCACGAGTTGCGGATTTTGACGGAAGACGGCCGGGATTGCGGGCCCGGAGAGATCGGCCTGGTGTACGTGCGCAGCCCCTATATGAACTTCTCCTATCGCCACGCGCCCGACAAAAACCTGCAAGCATTTCGCGATGGCTGGTTCACAGCCGGAGATCTCGGTTACTTGGATGCCGACGGCTACTTGTTTTTGGTCGAGCGCCGCACGGACTTGATCCTGACCGGCGGTGCCAACGTGTATCCCGCCGAGGTCGAGGCGGTGTTGCTGGAACACCCGGGCGTGGCCGACGCAGCGGTGGTCGGGTTGCCGGATGACGACCTCGGCCGGAAGGTGGTCGCCGTAGTGGAACAGCGCGCCGGAGTTTCAATCTCGCAAGGCGATCTAATTGACTTCGCTCGGCAGCGCCTAGCGCACTACAAATGCCCGCGGCAAGTGTTTTTTGTCGCCGAACTCCCGCGCGAACCTACCGGCAAAGTGCGCCGGCATGAACTGGTGGACTGGCTCCTGCGCCGCGCATCCGCAGGACGCACAGCGGGCACATGAGACTTGCCTTTGGCCGTGCAGCTTCCTTAAAAAGTCGAGAACCCATGAGGGCATCACCGATACGCTTTTCCTTCCGAGAACGCATGCAAGGCCCGTTTTCCGCGGGTGCGCCCACTCCCGAGGT
This sequence is a window from Candidatus Binatia bacterium. Protein-coding genes within it:
- the fadD4 gene encoding acyl-CoA synthetase, which codes for MTDPSGTGSGPSHPLSGVGLRHHAQVRPQALAIWSQERRLSYAELYRRANQLAHALRAAGVSQGDAVALVLHNRCEWLEVLQAVGKLGARVLPVGYRAKAPEIAYLLSDARARLVIAENALREEVDAALAAVGGTIPVWVVGEDSPWRGDSYERQISAHSSEEAEDFYPGGGFDVLVYTSGTTGRPKGVERTVDPAQSPAQLRAVAQMWGLRASDVHLVCGPLYHTAPASYAQAHLLVGAAVVLLPRFEAQTVLEAMERHRVTTTFMVPTHFVRILQLPDEVRRRYDLASVRLVLHAAAPCPIEVKRRIMELFPPGTVVEFYGASETGFTRVSAEEWLARPGTVGKPWPGHELRILTEDGRDCGPGEIGLVYVRSPYMNFSYRHAPDKNLQAFRDGWFTAGDLGYLDADGYLFLVERRTDLILTGGANVYPAEVEAVLLEHPGVADAAVVGLPDDDLGRKVVAVVEQRAGVSISQGDLIDFARQRLAHYKCPRQVFFVAELPREPTGKVRRHELVDWLLRRASAGRTAGT